One window of Paroedura picta isolate Pp20150507F chromosome 2, Ppicta_v3.0, whole genome shotgun sequence genomic DNA carries:
- the LOC143828906 gene encoding olfactory receptor 10Q1-like: MHLAHTVQTNQSIASEFIFQAFSTIPEIQRLLFTFFLLLYLIIIFGNVSIIWVVCTDQSLHTPMYFFLGNLSFLEICYTTVVVPQMLASILDVHRTIPFANCGIQMFLFLGLGGTDCFLLAVMAYDRYVAICHPLRYTLIMTWQVCIWLVVGSAMLALTLSLELTVLIFTLPFCGHQPQINHFLCDVPPVLRLACADTHIHQTVLYSAGILVLAIPFLLISISYIYIVAAISRISSTAGWYQAFSTCSSHLTVVILQYGCCSLVYLRPRSTSSEDEDRKLALIYIFVTPLLNPLIYSLRNKDVKQALKKVVKKTAES, from the exons ATGCATCTGGCACACACAGTCCAGACCAACCAATCCATTGCCTCCGAATTCATTTTCCAGGCATTCTCTACCATTCCGGAGATACAACGTCTTCTATTCACATTCTTCCTTCTGCTCTATCTCATAATTATCTTTGGCAATGTATCTATCATCTGGGTAGTCTGTACTGACCAATCTCTCCACACCCCCATGTATTTTTTCTTGGGTAACCTCTCTTTTCTAGAGATTTGTTACACCACTGTGGTAGTGCCTCAAATGCTGGCCAGTATTTTAGATGTCCACAGAACAATCCCCTTCGCAAACTGTGGTATCCAGATGTTCTTGTTTCTGGGACTAGGAGGTACTGACTGTTTCCTGTTGGCTGTTATGGCATATGACcg ctacgtGGCTATCTGCCACCCACTCCGTTACACTCTGATCATGACTTGGCAGGTGTGTATATGGCTGGTTGTTGGCTCTGCAATGCTTGCCCTCACATTGTCACTGGAACTGACTGTGCTGATCTTCACCTTGCCATTTTGTGGTCACCAGCCTCAAATCAACCATTTCCTGTGTGACGTGCCTCCCGTGCTGCGTTTGGCATGTGCTGACACTCATATCCATCAGACTGTGTTGTATAGTGCTGGTATCCTGGTGTTAGCCATCCCCTTCCTTCTGATAAGCATTTCCTACATCTACATTGTGGCTGCCATCTCGCGGATCTCTTCTACAGCTGGTTGGTACCAGGCCTTCTCCACTTGTTCCTCCCATTTGACGGTGGTTATCTTGCAGTATGGCTGCTGCAGTCTTGTTTACTTGCGTCCCAGGTCAACATCATCTGAGGATGAGGACCGGAAACTTGCTCTCATATACATTTTTGTCACTCCCCTGTTAAACCCTCTCATCTACAGCCTGAGGAACAAGGATGTCAAGCAGGCTTTGAAGAAGGTTGTGAAGAAGACTGCTGAATCATAG
- the LOC143828908 gene encoding olfactory receptor 10Q1-like — protein sequence MHLAHTVQTNQSIASEFIFQAFSTIPEIQRLLFTFFLLLYLIIIFGNVSIIWVVCTDQSLHTPMYFFLGNLSFLEICYTTVVVPQMLASILDVHRTIPFANCGIQMFLFLGLGGTDCFLLAVMAYDRYVAICHPLRYTLIMTWQVRIWLVVGSAMLALTLSLELTVLIFTLPFCGHQPQINHFLCDVPPVLRLACADTHIHQTVLYSAGILVLAIPFLLISISYIYIVAAISRISSTAGWYQAFSTCSSHLTVVILQYGCCALVYLRPRSTSSEDEDQKLALIYTFVTPLLNPLIYSLRNKDVKQALKKVVKKTAES from the coding sequence ATGCATCTGGCACACACAGTCCAGACCAACCAATCCATCGCCTCCGAATTCATTTTCCAGGCATTCTCTACCATTCCGGAGATACAACGTCTTCTATTCACATTCTTCCTTCTGCTCTATCTCATAATTATCTTTGGCAATGTATCTATCATCTGGGTAGTCTGTACTGACCAATCTCTCCACACCCCGATGTATTTTTTCTTGGGTAACCTCTCTTTTCTAGAGATCTGTTACACCACTGTGGTAGTGCCTCAAATGCTGGCCAGTATTTTAGATGTCCACAGAACAATCCCCTTCGCAAACTGTGGTATCCAGATGTTCTTGTTTCTGGGACTAGGAGGTACTGACTGTTTCCTGTTGGCTGTAATGGCATATGACCGTTATGTGGCTATATGTCACCCACTCCGTTACACTCTGATCATGACTTGGCAAGTGCGCATATGGCTGGTTGTTGGCTCTGCAATGCTTGCCCTCACATTGTCACTGGAACTGACTGTGCTGATCTTCACCTTGCCATTTTGTGGTCACCAGCCTCAAATCAACCATTTCCTGTGTGACGTGCCTCCCGTGCTGCGTTTGGCATGTGCTGACACTCATATCCATCAGACTGTGTTGTATAGTGCTGGTATCCTGGTGTTAGCCATCCCCTTCCTTCTGATAAGCATTTCCTACATCTACATTGTGGCTGCCATCTCGCGGATCTCTTCTACAGCTGGTTGGTACCAGGCCTTCTCCACTTGTTCCTCCCATTTGACGGTGGTTATCTTGCAGTATGGCTGCTGCGCTCTTGTTTACTTGCGTCCCAGGTCAACATCATCTGAGGATGAGGACCAGAAACTTGCTCTCATATACACTTTTGTCACTCCACTGTTAAACCCTCTCATCTACAGCCTGAGGAACAAGGATGTCAAGCAGGCTTTGAAGAAGGTTGTGAAGAAGACTGCTGAATCATAG
- the LOC143828907 gene encoding olfactory receptor 10Q1-like: MHMARTVQTNQSIASEFIFLAFSTIPEIQHLLFTFFLLLYLTIIFGNVSIIWVVCTDQSLHTPMYFFLGNLSFLEICYTTVVVPQMLASILDVHRIIPFANCGIQMFLFLGLGGTDCFLLAVMAYDRYVAICHPLRYTLIMTWQVCIWLVVGSAMLALTLSLELTVLIFTLPFCGHQPQINHFLCDVPPVLSLACADTHIHQTVLYSVGIMVLAIPFLLISISYTYIVAAILQISSTSGRHQAFSTCSSHLTVVILQYGCCALVYLRPWSTSSEDENWKLALIYTFVTPLLNPLIYSLRNKDVKQALKKVVKKTAES, translated from the coding sequence ATGCATATGGCACGCACAGTCCAGACCAACCAATCCATCGCCTCTGAATTCATCTTCCTGGCATTCTCCACCATTCCAGAGATACAACATCTTCTATTCACATTCTTCCTTCTACTCTATCTCACAATTATCTTTGGCAATGTATCTATCATCTGGGTAGTCTGCACTGACCAATCCCTCCatacccccatgtatttcttcttAGGTAACCTCTCTTTTCTAGAGATCTGTTACACCACTGTGGTAGTGCCTCAAATGCTGGCCAGTATTTTAGATGTCCACAGAATAATCCCCTTCGCAAACTGTGGTATCCAGATGTTCTTGTTTCTGGGACTAGGAGGTACTGATTGTTTCTTGTTGGCTGTAATGGCATATGACCGGTATGTGGCTATCTGCCACCCACTCCGTTACACTCTGATCATGACCTGGCAGGTGTGTATATGGCTGGTTGTTGGCTCTGCAATGCTTGCCCTCACATTGTCACTGGAACTGACTGTGCTGATCTTCACCTTGCCATTCTGTGGTCACCAGCCTCAAATCAACCATTTCCTGTGTGACGTACCTCCCGTGCTGAGTTTGGCATGTGCTGACACTCATATCCATCAGACTGTGCTATACAGTGTTGGTATCATGGTGTTGGCTATCCCCTTCCTTCTGATAAGCATTTCCTACACCTACATTGTGGCTGCCATCTTGCAGATCTCTTCTACATCTGGTCGGCATCAGGCCTTCTCCACTTGTTCCTCCCATTTGACGGTGGTTATCTTGCAGTATGGCTGCTGTGCTCTTGTTTACTTGCGTCCCTGGTCAACATCTTCAGAGGATGAGAACTGGAAACTTGCACTAATATACACTTTTGTCACTCCGCTGTTAAACCCTCTCATCTACAGCCTGAGGAACAAGGATGTCAAGCAGGCTTTGAAGAAGGTTGTGAAGAAGACTGCTGAATCATAG
- the LOC143829711 gene encoding uncharacterized protein LOC143829711, translating into MQGEGHTFSEQGEGLDWDLSQGDGASAGPHSSGMMRAISGTTPGPEEFLERHVTQRRRLSKYDRPTGDERWPEHLGLPSYALEPVGETQDLQYKLDRVTNWLQDLSGRLDPEEKRRTQRLLKEVRGGGAHDTSLRRVSGGLALREHGMADTQAAADAEALARARAQLEIEAEAEARARAQREQEGEGEEREDEGGAGGDGAGGDGADGGEDAAAAAAAAAAADVAGAEAAAAAAAREAARAAARAAEAARVAERARVAAGRGRGIGRGARPPAPAPAPADWGPGRLPAHLRGVEMRSTYKFKAKFSGDPSDFPTFLVHLQAYMMEMGFTFQDDAEKVRFVGQALEGKAAKWFVDLYRYHPQAIRDYNHFMRALRQMYVEPFERETAEKKLRAHRQGKLSVVEYAREFKELASSVPDWTEPQRVLSFVGGLNPTLADKCLLLEDPLTVEGWVQLAGEMENRLERASMVQVLAGKTVAKTSTPAKTKPRAKLEPSERTRRMEKGLCLGCGQAGHFLANCPTKATATPRAVSSAPPKAQPAKKTTPKKSAKSLLVPVAAVPAVDDSEEGSGLEDEDQAEEQSGNEDGLL; encoded by the coding sequence atgcagggcgagggacatactttttctgagcagggagagggcctggattgggacctctcccagggcgacggcgcgagtgccggcccgcacagctcgggcatgatgcgggcaatctcggggacaaccccggggcccgaggaatttttggaacgacacgtcacccagcgcaggcgattgtctaaatacgaccgccctactggggatgagaggtggccggagcacctgggactgcctagctacgcgctggagcctgtgggtgagacacaggacttgcagtacaagctggacagggtgactaactggctgcaggatctttcgggtcggttggatccggaggagaagcgccgaacgcaacgcctgctgaaggaagtgcgtggtggtggtgcgcacgataccagcctgcgacgagtgagtggtgggcttgcactgcgggagcacggcatggcggacacgcaagcggcagcggatgctgaggcgttggccagggccagggcgcagctggaaatcgaggcggaggcagaggctcgagcgagagcgcaacgcgaacaagaaggcgagggcgaggagcgagaggacgaaggcggcgcgggcggcgatggagccggaggagacggcgcggacggaggcgaggacgcagcggcggcggcagcagcggcggcggcggcggacgttgcgggagccgaggcggcggcggcagcagcggcgcgcgaagcggcgcgagcggcagcgcgagcagcggaggcagcccgggtggcggaacgagcaagagtggcggcggggagaggacgaggcatcggccgcggtgcaagacccccagcaccggccccggcaccggcggattggggcccggggcgcctaccagcccacctccggggtgtggagatgcggagcacctataaattcaaggctaagttttccggagacccctccgattttcctacgtttctggtgcacctccaggcctacatgatggaaatggggttcactttccaggatgatgctgagaaagtgcgtttcgtgggccaagccctagaaggcaaagcagccaagtggtttgtggacttgtaccgctatcacccccaagccattcgtgactacaaccatttcatgagagccctgcgccagatgtacgtggaaccgttcgagcgagagaccgcggagaagaaactcagggctcaccgacaagggaagttgtcagtggtcgagtacgccagggagtttaaagagctggcttcctcggtgccggactggacggagccccaacgcgtgctgtcgtttgtggggggcctcaatcctactctggcagacaaatgcctcctcctggaagacccgcttacagtcgaaggttgggtccaattggctggggagatggaaaatcgattggagcgagcttcgatggtacaagtcctggcaggcaaaaccgtggcgaaaacttccaccccggcgaaaaccaagccccgagccaagttggagccgtctgagcgcacccggcgcatggaaaaagggctgtgcttgggttgtggccaagcggggcactttctcgcaaattgccccacaaaagcaacagcgaccccgagggccgtgagcagcgccccaccgaaagcccagcctgccaagaaaaccactcccaagaaaagtgccaagtctctcctggtgccagtggctgccgtgccagcagtggacgactcggaggagggaagcgggctggaggacgaggatcaagccgaggagcagtcgggaaacgaggacggtctgctgtaa